A DNA window from Turicibacter sp. TJ11 contains the following coding sequences:
- a CDS encoding ISL3 family transposase — protein sequence MSHSYFTRKLLNIKDKQITFEEDYLEEVKIEGVTSFVFKGILSYQPTHCERCGTLFDSKFKKHGFKTSRIVIPKVSLHDTYLDLKKQRYYCGHCQSTFTLKTSIVEKNCFISYNTKHAIALEAQNKISESDIARRHQVSHSTVNRIIHSFYESQSLNFNSLPENLCFDEFKSVKSAQGHMSFIFCDADTKQIIDIIEDRRLSSLQTYFKRYTQEARSRVKHIVIDMYAPYISLIKELFPQAKIVIDKFHLVQHLSRALNKTRIRFMKKFKKHSRKFKRYWRLFLKSHTLIKTTTYRSVYCFKQPMREIDILNFLLDLSPELKATYDLYQDLLFALQTKNLERFHHLLQAKHPLISPEFQTAFQTFKTYQSYIGNTLTTSYTNGPIEGINNKIKVIKRIAFGYRSFYHFKSRILITQNLTKPKVKILAA from the coding sequence ATGTCTCACTCCTATTTTACTAGAAAACTCTTAAATATTAAAGACAAACAGATCACATTTGAGGAAGATTATTTGGAAGAAGTTAAAATTGAGGGTGTCACTAGTTTTGTCTTTAAAGGCATTTTATCTTATCAACCGACTCATTGTGAGCGGTGCGGAACTCTCTTTGATTCTAAATTTAAAAAGCATGGGTTCAAAACGTCTCGAATTGTCATTCCTAAAGTTTCACTCCATGATACTTATTTAGATTTAAAGAAACAACGTTACTACTGTGGGCATTGTCAGTCAACGTTCACTCTAAAAACATCGATTGTTGAAAAGAACTGCTTCATCTCTTACAACACCAAACACGCCATTGCTTTAGAGGCTCAAAATAAGATTTCAGAGTCTGATATCGCTCGTCGTCATCAAGTGTCCCATTCCACTGTCAATCGTATCATTCATAGCTTCTATGAATCTCAATCATTAAATTTTAATTCCCTTCCTGAAAATCTTTGTTTTGATGAATTTAAATCGGTTAAATCTGCCCAGGGGCATATGTCCTTCATTTTTTGTGACGCTGATACGAAACAAATCATCGATATCATTGAAGATCGTCGGCTAAGCTCCCTTCAAACGTATTTTAAACGCTATACCCAAGAAGCACGTTCTCGCGTTAAACATATTGTCATTGATATGTATGCCCCTTATATCAGTTTAATTAAGGAGCTGTTTCCTCAGGCCAAAATTGTGATTGATAAATTCCATCTTGTTCAACATCTCTCTCGTGCACTGAATAAAACTCGAATTCGATTCATGAAAAAGTTTAAAAAACACAGTCGTAAATTCAAACGTTACTGGCGCTTATTCTTAAAGTCCCACACGTTAATTAAAACCACCACTTATCGCTCCGTTTACTGTTTCAAACAACCGATGCGAGAAATTGATATCCTAAACTTTTTACTTGATTTATCTCCTGAGTTAAAAGCCACCTACGATCTCTATCAAGACTTACTTTTCGCTCTTCAAACCAAAAACTTAGAGCGATTCCATCACTTACTTCAAGCCAAACACCCTCTGATTTCTCCTGAATTCCAAACTGCTTTTCAAACGTTTAAAACGTATCAATCTTATATTGGAAACACACTAACCACTTCATACACCAATGGTCCCATTGAAGGAATTAACAATAAAATTAAAGTCATTAAACGAATCGCTTTTGGCTATCGAAGCTTTTACCATTTTAAATCAAGAATTCTTATTACTCAAAATCTAACCAAACCTAAAGTAAAAATCCTAGCAGCATAG
- the cysE gene encoding serine O-acetyltransferase, with protein sequence MKEYFDSIKRRDPAARTILQIIFLYPGVQAVFWYRMAHYIYNHNFKFIAEFMMFMVRCCLNIEIHPAAQIGKRLFIDHGTGVVIGATSIIGDDVTIYHGVTLGGIGRGSVTNKRHPTVEDQVTIGAGAKVLGNITLGKGCIIGANAVVLKDVPPNKTSVGVPSTIKK encoded by the coding sequence ATGAAGGAGTACTTTGATTCCATTAAAAGGCGTGATCCAGCAGCACGAACGATTTTACAAATCATCTTTTTATATCCAGGTGTTCAGGCTGTCTTTTGGTATCGGATGGCACATTATATATATAATCACAATTTTAAATTCATTGCTGAATTCATGATGTTTATGGTTAGGTGTTGTTTAAATATCGAAATTCATCCAGCAGCACAAATTGGAAAGCGATTATTTATTGATCATGGAACAGGTGTTGTCATCGGTGCGACAAGTATTATTGGTGATGATGTGACCATCTATCATGGAGTGACACTCGGGGGGATAGGTAGGGGAAGCGTAACGAATAAAAGACATCCAACTGTTGAAGATCAAGTCACAATAGGAGCGGGAGCGAAAGTATTAGGAAATATTACACTTGGAAAAGGTTGCATAATAGGTGCAAATGCTGTTGTATTGAAGGACGTTCCTCCAAATAAAACGTCGGTTGGCGTTCCTAGTACGATAAAAAAGTAA
- a CDS encoding S1 RNA-binding domain-containing protein encodes MKIKEGSIVRGKVTGIQSYGAFVQLSEDCNGLIHISELSDGYVKDIRDFVNIGQYIEVKVLNFNSERRQARLSLKGIGNNSYRYHRMKASDFETSSGFAPLAQYLPIWIRDSLEKIVRVNKED; translated from the coding sequence ATGAAAATCAAAGAAGGGAGTATCGTACGAGGGAAAGTTACTGGTATCCAATCTTATGGTGCGTTCGTCCAATTGAGTGAAGATTGTAATGGATTAATTCATATCTCAGAATTGTCGGACGGATATGTAAAAGATATCCGTGATTTTGTAAATATCGGTCAATATATTGAAGTCAAAGTTCTTAATTTTAACTCTGAACGTCGTCAGGCGAGATTAAGTTTAAAAGGCATCGGAAATAATAGTTACCGATATCATCGTATGAAAGCGTCTGACTTTGAGACTTCAAGTGGTTTTGCACCACTCGCACAATATTTACCCATTTGGATTCGAGACTCACTCGAGAAAATAGTAAGGGTTAACAAGGAGGATTAA
- a CDS encoding IS1595 family transposase, with protein sequence MTTLSSIKADILTLNDEQQANLLSYLSEILSLSPVSITDCREARFSKGKACPHCESHEVCKYGITCGKQRYKCKSCRRTFTDLSKSVLSSSKLPLEDWLEYAKCMILGFSIRRAAIQIGVCVKTSFYMRHRILDAIRPYIGMGHLEGVIEMDETYFAESFKGNHIKSGFTMPRPSRKRGGEVKKRGISSEQVCVLTGLDRQGNIYTELVCKGRMKSSDLSRALEGHIEVGSILCTDSHQSYIQFVEDFELEHKRIESGKRRTDDFYNIQRLNSFHSRLKLWMSRFKGVSTKYLVNYLYWMKWLEYFKDDKEVLKGKNMILQMVSSQLELNINDYRTRQALFR encoded by the coding sequence ATGACAACGTTAAGTTCCATCAAAGCCGATATTTTAACTTTAAATGATGAACAACAAGCTAATTTATTAAGTTATCTTTCAGAGATTCTATCACTTAGCCCAGTTTCTATAACTGATTGTCGAGAAGCCCGTTTTTCAAAAGGAAAGGCTTGCCCTCATTGTGAAAGTCATGAGGTTTGTAAGTATGGAATCACATGTGGCAAACAACGTTATAAATGTAAATCTTGCCGTCGAACATTTACTGACCTTTCAAAATCGGTTTTATCAAGCTCAAAGTTGCCATTAGAGGACTGGTTAGAATATGCCAAATGCATGATTTTAGGTTTTAGTATTCGTCGTGCAGCTATTCAAATTGGGGTGTGCGTAAAGACCTCTTTTTATATGCGTCATCGTATTTTAGACGCTATTCGTCCGTATATTGGAATGGGACATTTAGAGGGAGTTATTGAAATGGACGAAACATATTTTGCTGAATCCTTTAAAGGAAACCATATCAAGAGTGGATTTACGATGCCTCGTCCGTCTCGTAAACGTGGTGGAGAAGTAAAGAAACGTGGGATTAGTTCTGAACAGGTTTGTGTCTTAACAGGTTTAGACCGCCAAGGAAATATCTATACGGAGCTCGTCTGTAAGGGACGTATGAAAAGCTCTGATTTAAGTCGTGCATTAGAAGGTCACATTGAAGTTGGCTCTATTTTGTGTACGGATAGTCATCAAAGCTATATTCAATTTGTTGAAGATTTTGAATTGGAGCATAAGCGCATTGAGAGTGGAAAACGTAGAACTGATGACTTCTACAACATTCAACGTCTTAATTCTTTTCATAGTCGTCTAAAACTTTGGATGTCTCGATTCAAAGGAGTTTCGACTAAGTATTTAGTTAACTATTTATATTGGATGAAATGGTTAGAATATTTCAAAGATGATAAAGAAGTTTTGAAAGGAAAAAATATGATTCTCCAAATGGTATCCAGTCAATTAGAGCTAAATATCAATGATTATAGAACTCGCCAAGCTTTATTTCGCTAA
- a CDS encoding M18 family aminopeptidase has protein sequence MKKQAALELIDFLYASPTAFHSVLQTESYLMNHGYTELKETDSWSLQAKGKYYVKKNDSALIAFEIGTGDIVDHGIRMIGAHTDSPGFRVKAKPEMVTEGTYLKLNTEGYGGPLLYTWFDRPLGLAGKVTLKGETPLKPITKLVNINKPLLIIPSLAIHMNRSVNEGFEVNKQNDTLPLLGLVNDQFEKDNYLVKLLADELNVNHQDIMGFDLSLYEYEKGSLVGMNEEFISCGGLDDMWMVYAGVKALVESKDNAATKMMICMDNEEIGSLTAQGANSNFIPNIIERVTLALGKGREDMHRTLAQSVMISADLAHAVHPNAAQKHDPTNRPVLGKGPVLKIAASGSYSTDSNCMAIFEGLCQVADIPYQKFYNRSDVRGGTTIGPVTSSILTIPVMDMGAPLLGMHSVRELATVEDHDLTVKLFTTFFGA, from the coding sequence ATGAAAAAGCAAGCTGCACTGGAATTAATTGATTTTTTATATGCAAGTCCAACAGCATTTCATAGTGTTTTACAAACAGAATCATACTTAATGAACCATGGTTATACTGAATTAAAAGAGACTGATTCTTGGTCTTTACAAGCTAAAGGAAAGTACTATGTTAAGAAAAATGATTCTGCCTTAATTGCTTTTGAAATTGGAACAGGAGATATTGTTGATCATGGAATTCGCATGATTGGGGCACATACGGATTCACCAGGTTTTAGAGTAAAAGCTAAACCAGAGATGGTGACAGAAGGAACATACTTAAAATTAAATACAGAAGGTTATGGAGGACCTCTTTTATATACTTGGTTTGATCGTCCATTAGGATTAGCAGGAAAAGTAACGTTAAAAGGAGAAACACCACTTAAACCCATTACGAAGTTAGTCAATATTAATAAACCATTATTAATCATTCCAAGCTTGGCTATCCATATGAATCGATCAGTTAATGAAGGTTTTGAAGTTAATAAACAAAACGACACGTTACCTTTACTTGGATTAGTTAACGATCAGTTTGAAAAAGATAACTACTTAGTAAAATTATTAGCTGATGAGTTAAACGTGAATCATCAAGATATTATGGGATTTGATTTAAGTTTATACGAGTATGAAAAAGGTTCATTAGTTGGAATGAATGAAGAATTCATTTCATGTGGTGGACTAGATGATATGTGGATGGTTTACGCTGGAGTTAAAGCATTAGTTGAAAGTAAAGACAATGCAGCAACTAAAATGATGATTTGCATGGATAATGAGGAAATTGGAAGTTTAACAGCACAAGGTGCAAATTCAAATTTCATTCCTAATATTATTGAACGTGTCACATTAGCACTTGGAAAAGGGCGTGAAGACATGCATCGTACGTTAGCTCAATCAGTTATGATTTCTGCTGACTTAGCACATGCTGTTCATCCGAATGCGGCGCAAAAACATGATCCAACGAATCGTCCAGTGTTAGGAAAAGGTCCAGTGCTTAAAATTGCAGCATCGGGTTCATATAGTACAGACAGTAACTGTATGGCTATTTTTGAAGGACTGTGCCAAGTAGCAGATATTCCATATCAAAAATTCTATAATCGTTCAGATGTTCGTGGTGGAACAACAATTGGTCCAGTTACATCGTCTATTTTAACGATTCCAGTTATGGATATGGGAGCACCATTACTTGGAATGCACTCAGTTCGTGAATTAGCAACAGTTGAGGATCATGATTTAACGGTTAAATTATTTACAACATTCTTCGGAGCATAA
- a CDS encoding glucose-6-phosphate isomerase, whose protein sequence is MGKFLSFNYENAASFVAAHELEYANELVQVLHNRIHEQTGAGNDFLGWVDLPQNYDKDEFARIQKAAAKIQSDSDVLLVIGIGGSYLGARAAIEALNNHFYNLQDKSTRKTPQIIFVGHHISSTYVQELVEYLQDKTFSINVISKSGTTTEPAIAFRVFKKLLIEKVGREEANKRIYATTDASKGALKTLATSEGYESFIVPDNVGGRFSVLTAVGLLPIAVSGINIEEMMRGANDARVEYANPNLAENEAYQYAVIRNALYSKGKTIEMLINYEPALLYFNEWWKQLFGESEGKDQKGIFPASASFSTDLHSMGQYIQEGRRDIFETVVNVVKPTREVVLEAEETDLDGLNYLAGQTIDFVNKKAFQGTLLAHVDGGVPNLIIDLPELSAYSFGYLVYFFEKACAMSGYILGVNPFDQPGVEAYKKNMFALLGKPGNEELKAQLEARLK, encoded by the coding sequence ATGGGAAAATTCCTATCATTTAATTACGAAAATGCAGCATCTTTTGTTGCAGCTCATGAATTAGAGTACGCTAATGAATTAGTTCAAGTACTTCATAACCGTATTCATGAACAAACAGGAGCAGGAAACGATTTCTTAGGATGGGTTGATTTACCTCAAAACTACGATAAAGATGAGTTCGCTCGTATTCAAAAAGCAGCAGCAAAAATCCAATCAGACTCTGATGTATTATTAGTTATCGGAATTGGTGGATCTTATCTTGGAGCTCGTGCAGCAATCGAAGCATTAAATAATCACTTCTATAACTTACAAGATAAGTCAACACGCAAAACACCACAAATTATCTTCGTAGGTCACCACATTTCATCAACTTACGTTCAAGAGTTAGTTGAATACTTACAAGATAAAACATTCTCAATCAATGTTATTTCAAAATCGGGAACAACAACAGAACCAGCTATCGCGTTCCGTGTATTCAAAAAATTATTAATTGAAAAAGTTGGACGTGAAGAAGCAAACAAACGCATTTATGCAACAACAGATGCTTCAAAAGGAGCTTTAAAAACATTAGCAACTAGCGAAGGATATGAATCATTTATTGTTCCAGATAACGTAGGTGGACGTTTCTCAGTTTTAACAGCAGTAGGATTATTACCGATTGCAGTTAGCGGAATTAACATTGAAGAAATGATGCGTGGAGCAAATGATGCTCGCGTTGAATATGCTAATCCTAACTTAGCAGAAAACGAAGCTTATCAATATGCAGTGATTCGTAATGCATTATACTCAAAAGGTAAAACAATTGAGATGTTAATCAACTACGAACCAGCGTTATTATACTTCAACGAGTGGTGGAAACAATTATTTGGAGAGTCTGAAGGTAAAGATCAAAAAGGAATCTTCCCAGCATCTGCATCATTCTCAACAGATTTACACTCTATGGGACAATACATCCAAGAAGGTCGTCGTGACATTTTTGAAACAGTTGTTAACGTTGTTAAACCAACTCGTGAAGTTGTTTTAGAAGCTGAAGAAACTGATTTAGATGGATTAAATTATTTAGCTGGACAAACAATCGACTTTGTTAATAAAAAAGCGTTCCAAGGAACATTATTAGCACACGTTGATGGTGGGGTTCCAAACTTAATCATCGACTTACCAGAATTATCAGCGTACAGTTTTGGATACTTAGTATACTTCTTCGAAAAAGCATGTGCTATGAGTGGATATATCTTAGGAGTTAACCCATTCGATCAACCAGGTGTAGAAGCATATAAAAAGAATATGTTTGCTTTACTTGGAAAACCAGGTAACGAAGAGTTAAAAGCTCAATTAGAAGCACGTTTAAAATAA
- a CDS encoding SDR family NAD(P)-dependent oxidoreductase encodes MKKLTNKVALITSGTRGIGLQCVKTLARHGAIVYIGARRLDAANEICTELINEGYEARSVYFDATKIETYESMIKTVIKEVGRLDILVNNYGGTDSETDLDLIHGQTETFFNTIHSNLSSVYLPCKFAIQQMLKQNSGVIVNVSSIGSLLPDIARLGYGVSKAAINSLTQNIAVQYAKQNIRCNAVLPGLIATDAAIKNMSDDFIDSFLKHVPLHRFGQPEDIANAVLFLVSDDSSFITGQLLEVAGGFGIASPMYGELTKK; translated from the coding sequence ATGAAAAAGTTAACGAATAAAGTTGCTTTAATTACGTCTGGTACAAGAGGAATTGGACTACAATGTGTCAAAACGTTAGCTCGTCATGGTGCAATTGTTTATATCGGTGCTCGACGCTTAGATGCCGCTAATGAAATTTGCACCGAATTAATCAATGAAGGATATGAAGCTAGAAGTGTCTATTTTGATGCAACAAAAATTGAAACATATGAGTCAATGATTAAGACAGTCATTAAAGAAGTTGGTCGTCTTGATATCTTAGTCAATAACTATGGTGGTACGGATTCAGAAACAGACTTAGATTTAATTCATGGACAAACTGAAACATTTTTCAATACCATTCATTCTAATTTAAGTAGCGTCTATCTACCTTGTAAGTTCGCTATCCAACAAATGTTAAAGCAAAACAGCGGAGTCATTGTTAATGTGTCGTCTATTGGATCTTTATTACCTGACATCGCACGACTAGGTTATGGAGTATCTAAAGCTGCTATTAATTCTCTAACCCAAAACATCGCTGTTCAATATGCTAAACAAAACATTCGCTGTAATGCCGTTTTACCAGGGCTCATTGCAACGGATGCTGCCATAAAAAATATGTCTGATGATTTCATTGATTCGTTTCTTAAACACGTTCCACTCCATCGCTTCGGACAACCAGAAGATATTGCAAATGCCGTTTTGTTTTTAGTAAGTGATGATTCTTCATTTATAACCGGTCAACTTTTAGAAGTAGCGGGTGGCTTTGGAATTGCGAGCCCAATGTATGGTGAACTAACGAAAAAATAA
- a CDS encoding NifU family protein, with product MNETEKQIVEILEKLRPYLQRDGGDVEYVKFEDGIVYVQMLGACVGCASMDSTLKDGIEQILLEEVPGVIGVENVDEFSL from the coding sequence GTGAACGAAACAGAAAAACAGATCGTTGAAATTTTAGAAAAATTAAGACCCTATTTACAACGCGATGGTGGAGACGTGGAATACGTTAAGTTTGAAGATGGAATTGTCTATGTTCAAATGTTAGGTGCATGTGTTGGATGTGCATCAATGGACTCTACGTTAAAAGATGGAATCGAACAGATTTTATTAGAAGAGGTTCCAGGTGTTATCGGCGTTGAAAATGTTGATGAATTTTCATTATAA
- a CDS encoding divergent PAP2 family protein has translation MWFNYVLESAILANVLAQLIKVPICLITKRKWNPALVFSTGGMPSSHSAFVAALTTAIALVDGIGSTTFAISFCLASVVIYDAMGVRRHAGQHAKMLNQLLDDLVKTGNFSIFQDESYQKRFKELLGHEPLETFCGTLFGIFIAITYGILVGIV, from the coding sequence ATGTGGTTTAATTATGTACTAGAATCTGCAATTTTAGCTAATGTATTAGCTCAACTGATAAAAGTTCCAATTTGTTTAATAACTAAAAGAAAGTGGAATCCAGCACTAGTTTTCTCTACCGGAGGAATGCCGAGTTCACATTCTGCTTTTGTTGCTGCATTAACAACTGCTATTGCGTTAGTGGATGGTATTGGTTCAACGACATTCGCCATTTCTTTTTGTTTAGCTTCAGTTGTTATTTATGATGCAATGGGTGTGCGACGTCATGCAGGTCAACATGCTAAAATGTTGAATCAGTTATTAGATGACTTAGTTAAAACAGGTAATTTTTCAATCTTTCAAGATGAATCTTATCAAAAAAGATTCAAGGAGTTGTTAGGTCATGAACCACTAGAAACCTTTTGTGGAACATTATTTGGAATTTTTATCGCTATCACTTATGGAATCTTAGTAGGTATTGTCTAA
- a CDS encoding phosphatidylglycerophosphatase A produces MEKILLEELVIKKINDRGVTLEQIAELTYFLQSNYYDGLTLEICLHNVEAVLKKREVQNAVLTGIRLDELAEMNLLEGPLQEMVNNDYSLYGIDEILAFSILNVYGSIGFTNYGYIDKLKPGILGEIDQRGKAEGCCQTFMDDLVGAIAAAAASRIAHRKEA; encoded by the coding sequence ATGGAAAAAATATTGTTAGAAGAATTAGTCATAAAAAAAATTAATGATAGAGGAGTAACGCTCGAACAAATTGCAGAATTAACTTATTTTTTACAATCAAATTACTATGATGGCTTAACATTAGAGATTTGTCTTCATAATGTGGAGGCGGTACTTAAAAAAAGAGAGGTCCAAAATGCTGTTTTAACCGGTATTCGATTAGATGAATTAGCAGAAATGAATTTGTTAGAAGGCCCATTACAGGAAATGGTTAATAATGACTATTCATTGTATGGAATAGATGAAATTCTCGCCTTTTCGATTTTAAACGTTTATGGTTCCATTGGGTTTACAAATTACGGTTATATTGATAAGCTTAAACCAGGAATTTTAGGTGAAATTGATCAAAGAGGGAAAGCTGAAGGATGTTGTCAAACGTTTATGGATGATTTAGTAGGTGCGATTGCTGCAGCGGCTGCTAGTCGAATTGCACATCGAAAAGAAGCGTAG
- a CDS encoding NAD(P)/FAD-dependent oxidoreductase, translating to MTKTIYDLTIIGAGPVGIYGAFYAGMHGMTTKIIEALPELGGQLAALYPEKYIYDLPGHPKIKAGEMVEQLKIQLEQFNDRIDVVTNTKVETVEKLEDGTFKICTNQECHYSRSIIITAGNGAFTPRKLDVESAEQFKNIHYFVPTMDQFKGKDVVIFGGGDSAVDWSLMLDGVAKNVTVVHRRDEFRAHAASVEKLKASNVNILTPYVAAGLTGDHDLVTAVELKNVTTNETMTVHADEVIVLYGFISSLGPIKEWDLALDKNSLCVDHRQQTSINGIFAAGDACTFDGKIKMITTGFGEVVVAINAAIAYAYPERVHHHKHSSAMMK from the coding sequence ATGACAAAAACCATTTATGACTTAACGATTATAGGAGCCGGTCCGGTTGGGATTTATGGAGCCTTTTATGCGGGAATGCACGGAATGACAACAAAGATTATCGAGGCTTTACCAGAGCTTGGGGGACAGTTAGCAGCTTTATATCCTGAAAAATATATTTATGACTTACCAGGACATCCCAAAATTAAAGCAGGTGAAATGGTAGAGCAATTAAAAATACAATTAGAGCAGTTTAATGATCGAATTGATGTGGTTACAAATACAAAGGTTGAAACCGTTGAAAAACTAGAGGATGGAACATTTAAAATTTGTACTAATCAAGAGTGTCATTACTCTCGTTCAATTATTATTACTGCTGGTAATGGAGCCTTTACTCCTAGAAAATTAGACGTTGAGAGTGCAGAGCAGTTTAAAAATATTCATTATTTTGTTCCAACAATGGATCAGTTTAAAGGAAAAGATGTTGTCATTTTTGGCGGAGGAGATTCAGCGGTTGATTGGTCTTTAATGCTTGATGGTGTTGCTAAAAATGTAACGGTGGTTCATCGACGCGATGAGTTTAGAGCTCATGCAGCGAGTGTTGAAAAATTAAAGGCGTCTAATGTCAATATTTTAACACCATACGTAGCAGCGGGGTTAACAGGTGATCATGACCTTGTGACCGCTGTTGAATTAAAGAACGTGACAACGAATGAAACGATGACAGTTCATGCAGATGAAGTGATTGTTTTATACGGATTTATCTCTTCATTAGGACCTATTAAAGAGTGGGATTTAGCATTAGATAAAAATTCACTTTGTGTTGATCATCGTCAACAAACAAGTATTAATGGAATTTTTGCGGCAGGAGATGCTTGTACATTTGATGGAAAAATCAAAATGATCACGACTGGATTTGGTGAAGTGGTTGTAGCCATTAATGCGGCTATTGCTTACGCATATCCTGAAAGAGTTCATCATCATAAACATAGTTCGGCTATGATGAAATAA
- the cwlD gene encoding N-acetylmuramoyl-L-alanine amidase CwlD — MKKITVSILLLVAVFFSFIPVIIGKYQENLNENNHSVTIVLDAGHGGKDGGASSASGIVEKEVVLSVTKKVENYLRMQGINVILTRDGDYDLAAKDAKPRKTEDLSKRVQIMNSQENGLVVSIHANAIGNSSWSGAQTFYDPKSLENKQLATAIMNSMKNNLETTTREAKAISSLFILKNSTVPTTLVEIGFLSNPAEAEKLNTESYQDQIAYAIYEGILYYLDHPDMEVE; from the coding sequence ATGAAAAAAATAACAGTATCAATACTTTTGTTAGTAGCAGTGTTTTTTAGTTTTATTCCTGTCATTATTGGAAAATATCAAGAGAACTTGAATGAAAATAATCATTCAGTAACCATTGTTTTAGATGCAGGACATGGGGGAAAAGATGGGGGAGCTTCGTCAGCAAGTGGAATTGTTGAAAAAGAAGTTGTCTTATCTGTTACAAAAAAGGTAGAGAATTACTTAAGAATGCAAGGAATTAATGTGATATTAACTCGTGACGGTGATTATGATTTAGCTGCTAAAGATGCTAAACCAAGAAAAACTGAAGATTTGAGTAAACGAGTTCAAATTATGAATAGCCAAGAAAATGGATTAGTCGTTTCTATTCATGCTAATGCTATTGGAAACAGTTCATGGAGTGGAGCACAAACTTTTTATGATCCAAAGAGTTTAGAAAACAAGCAATTGGCGACGGCTATTATGAATAGTATGAAAAATAACTTAGAAACGACAACACGAGAAGCAAAAGCTATTTCAAGTTTATTTATACTAAAAAATTCAACAGTTCCTACTACTTTAGTAGAAATCGGTTTTTTATCCAATCCAGCTGAAGCAGAAAAACTTAATACAGAAAGTTACCAAGATCAGATTGCTTATGCTATTTATGAAGGAATCTTATATTATTTAGATCATCCAGATATGGAAGTGGAATAA
- a CDS encoding divergent PAP2 family protein translates to MKINYILEAVIFSLIVEQIINAVIHYREIKHIKLSLFFSRSEWINLKLNLVSSLVTAVWLKAGIESIDFAISFALASVVIVDCLILHRELARQALCLNELQNRLNIKEKKMFKSIGNESAEVFKEVFLGFFCSLIYYLIVSFL, encoded by the coding sequence ATGAAAATTAATTATATTTTAGAAGCGGTTATTTTTTCGCTCATAGTTGAACAAATTATAAATGCAGTCATTCATTATAGAGAGATCAAACACATTAAGCTATCTTTGTTCTTTTCTAGAAGTGAGTGGATTAATTTAAAATTAAATCTAGTTTCTTCATTAGTAACAGCTGTCTGGCTCAAAGCAGGAATAGAAAGTATTGATTTTGCGATTAGTTTTGCTTTAGCTTCAGTTGTCATTGTCGATTGTCTAATCCTTCATCGTGAGCTAGCAAGACAGGCATTATGTTTAAATGAACTTCAAAATCGGTTAAATATTAAAGAGAAAAAAATGTTTAAATCTATTGGAAATGAATCGGCTGAAGTGTTTAAGGAAGTGTTTTTAGGATTTTTTTGTTCACTGATCTATTATCTTATCGTTTCTTTCTTGTAA